Proteins co-encoded in one Stenotrophomonas maltophilia genomic window:
- a CDS encoding undecaprenyl-phosphate glucose phosphotransferase: MLHGSVEDLPAERARAGRRRVEARAALELGLRLGDLLLLPGMAVLSHVLCYATGAPSPSQRIVFGAVILSAIVCFSIAPVYRNWRVRGLLADLWLLLLAWSGTFALFSLYAVLVGLGDAVPAQWLVGWYFTGLASMATVRVLLRVQLHRLRSRGLDRERVLLVGLRAPALRLHRLLRGKPELGKEVVGYFSSAGDIATRRGGDAPRRLGALGDVPQYMDLHRGEFDQVWVSMPMGDTAPIKDMLKQIERFPVPVRLIPDTTGLGALNPGVHQVGDVPMIGVRQGLADHRFRLFKRVEDILVAGVAVVLLSPLLVVLALGVKLSSPGPVLFRQRRHGLGGKEFWMLKFRSMRVHEEGAGQLTQATRGDPRVTRFGAFLRRSSLDELPQFFNVLGGNMSVVGPRPHAIQHNNHYERVIERYMHRHYVKPGITGWAQVHGLRGETPELRSMKKRVQYDIDYIRRWSPTLDVRIIALTVLKVLGQKSAY, encoded by the coding sequence TTGCTACATGGATCCGTAGAAGACCTTCCCGCCGAGCGGGCCCGGGCTGGCCGCCGCCGGGTCGAGGCCCGGGCTGCCCTGGAGCTGGGGCTGCGCCTGGGTGATCTGTTGCTGCTGCCTGGCATGGCGGTGCTCTCGCACGTGCTGTGCTACGCCACTGGGGCGCCCAGTCCCTCGCAGCGCATCGTGTTCGGCGCGGTGATTCTCAGCGCCATCGTCTGTTTCTCCATTGCCCCGGTCTATCGCAACTGGCGCGTGCGCGGCCTGCTCGCCGACCTGTGGCTGCTGCTGCTGGCCTGGTCCGGCACGTTCGCCCTGTTCTCGCTGTACGCCGTGCTGGTCGGCCTGGGTGACGCGGTGCCAGCGCAGTGGCTGGTGGGTTGGTACTTTACCGGCCTGGCCTCGATGGCGACGGTACGCGTGCTGCTGCGGGTGCAGCTGCATCGGCTGCGTTCGCGTGGCCTGGACCGGGAGCGGGTGTTGCTGGTCGGCCTGCGGGCGCCGGCGCTCAGGTTGCACCGCCTGCTGCGCGGCAAGCCGGAACTGGGCAAGGAAGTGGTCGGCTATTTCAGCAGTGCCGGCGACATCGCCACCCGCCGTGGCGGCGATGCGCCGCGCCGCCTGGGCGCTCTGGGCGACGTTCCGCAGTACATGGACCTGCATCGGGGCGAGTTCGACCAGGTCTGGGTCTCGATGCCGATGGGCGACACCGCGCCGATCAAGGACATGCTCAAGCAGATCGAGCGCTTTCCCGTGCCTGTGCGTCTGATTCCCGATACCACCGGCCTGGGTGCATTGAATCCCGGAGTGCACCAGGTGGGCGATGTGCCGATGATCGGCGTTCGCCAGGGCCTGGCCGACCATCGCTTCCGGTTGTTCAAGCGTGTCGAGGACATCCTGGTGGCCGGCGTGGCGGTGGTGCTGCTGTCGCCGCTGTTGGTGGTGCTGGCGCTGGGGGTGAAGCTCAGTTCGCCGGGCCCGGTGCTGTTCCGGCAGCGGCGTCATGGGCTGGGTGGCAAGGAATTCTGGATGCTCAAGTTCCGCTCCATGCGCGTGCATGAAGAGGGTGCGGGGCAGCTGACCCAGGCCACGCGCGGCGATCCGCGGGTTACCCGGTTCGGTGCGTTCCTGCGCCGCAGCAGCCTGGATGAGCTGCCGCAGTTCTTCAACGTGCTGGGCGGCAACATGTCGGTGGTGGGGCCGCGGCCGCACGCGATCCAGCACAACAACCACTACGAGCGGGTGATCGAGCGCTACATGCATCGTCACTACGTCAAGCCGGGCATCACGGGCTGGGCACAGGTGCACGGGCTGCGTGGCGAGACCCCCGAGCTGCGCTCGATGAAGAAACGAGTGCAGTACGACATCGACTACATCCGCCGCTGGAGCCCGACGCTGGACGTGCGGATCATCGCGCTGACCGTGCTGAAGGTGCTGGGCCAGAAGTCGGCGTATTGA
- a CDS encoding low molecular weight phosphotyrosine protein phosphatase, with the protein MLRQAVAGRGIQVSSAGLGALVGHGIDATAQELLVEQGMDGLAHRARQIDDAILGAADLVLTMERKHVRRIAEIAPQASGKTFLLGKWQQDREIPDPYRQQRPAFEHVYTLMAEGVASWARHL; encoded by the coding sequence ATGCTCAGGCAGGCCGTGGCCGGCAGGGGCATCCAGGTGTCTTCGGCGGGCCTGGGCGCGCTGGTGGGGCACGGCATCGACGCCACCGCGCAGGAGCTGCTGGTGGAGCAGGGCATGGATGGGTTGGCCCACCGCGCCCGCCAGATCGATGACGCCATCCTCGGCGCCGCCGATCTGGTGCTGACCATGGAGCGCAAGCACGTGCGCCGCATCGCCGAGATCGCGCCGCAGGCGTCCGGCAAGACCTTCCTGCTGGGCAAGTGGCAGCAGGATCGGGAGATTCCCGATCCCTACCGCCAGCAGCGTCCCGCGTTCGAGCATGTCTACACGCTGATGGCCGAGGGCGTGGCGAGTTGGGCGCGTCATCTCTGA